ttcattttcggtacagtaagaaaacaacaaattgtacatttttgggttatttatttaccaaatttgcaaaatcttccaccaaaaatatttttcttagtgggatatttgatgtgaagtaatcggaaccttggataggtcaataattcataataacattgattttgattcaatattatgttttgagcaatgacagtttgaaaaaaaaaaaaacagctttgttttattagtcaacattgcaactttttctaaattacatttaacctttaagcttttttatttcacttttgttatgtttttgtttattttaatagttttttttagaatgtgccgtgggcctttaaaacattagctgtgggccgcaactggcctccggggcacacttttgacacccctgctatagataataaaaaattaaatctgataaatctatggataaaatgcacgtttatcataactctctctctgtctctgcccctccctcacgaatgctgctgcgtgcacaatttattttgtttttaaccccttcttaaccctgaacgtacattgaaaatacacgcaaccctaactcaaaatgccggacatttgaggtatttaagaaactccgccttgacagctccgcaaaagaggacatgtccggtgaaaagaggacgtatggtcagtctatcgtagcccgttagctgctagcatgccgtgtgttgtgtgcattgtttacacaacgtgcgttacgctacttcatatgtccgtgtggaaactcgttcggtacacctctgaaccgaaccggaacccccgtaccgaaacggttcaatacatatacacgtaccgttacacccctagtatatacagtacaggtcaaaagtttggacacaccttattgaatgcgttttctttattttcatgactatttacattgtagattgccactgaaggcatcacaactatgaatgaacacatgtggagttatgtactttaatTAAATAATGTGAAATTActgcaaacatgttttatattctagtttctttaaaatagccaccctttgctctgattactgctttgcacactcttggcattctctccatgagcttcaagaggtagtcacctgaaatggttttcacttcacaggtgtgcttgaagctcatcgagagaatgccaagagtgtgcaaggcagtaatcagagcacagggtggctattttgaagaaactagagtatatttgaatttttattctattgtaatatttttctattttgtttccatttatactcccattatttactttttcctttttaaattcgatctcacttttgtacactgctgctggaattttaattttactgagggaactctcctgaaggaatcaataacgtactatctatccatctatccatctatctatctatctatctatctatctatctatctatctatctatctatctatctatctatctatctataaaacatgttttcagttatttcatcttttttgttaagtacataaactccacatgtgttcattcatagttttgatgccttcagtgacaatctacaatgtaaatagtcatgaaaataaagaaaacacattgaatgagaaggtgtgtccaaacttttggcctgtactgtgtattatATGATTTAACACTGATCTGTAATGCATTAAATATATTGTGTCTAAGAAAGTGCATGTAAGAATACCAAATAATTGATTTTTCCTGTGATAGTTCCTGACAGAGCAGGGCTACCCGGGCCTCTTGTCCCCCAAGACTCTCCAGTCACCTTCCACCAAAGAGTTTGTCAAGATATTTGAGTTCATCTACTGCCAGCTGGACCCCACTTTTGAAATGCCCAACTCTAAAGTGGAGGAGGAGGTTCCTGCTCTCCTCAAGGCCCTCAGGTTAGACACCATAGAggtcttaaagcagtggtccccaaccactaaaACGCACCAGTAAGCCTGTTCATAGATGTAAAAAAACACTTCTGATGGGAAGTCGCCGTTTGTTATAcctttgttacatgggacaatgcacattactgaacatataaaatgtcaatgtgccagattgtacccaaatgctcatttccatctgcagtccttgGCAAGTTTATGGACAACAAATTCCATAAAAAGTTAAGTTAGATAGCACCGACATCAGCGGCATAATAAAATACACAAACTCAAATATAATACAGCTCAAATTAAATCGAGACCCTTTAAAAACAGTAGTTTGCTGCATGACCTAGGCTCAGGACAGATCAAAAGTAAGGTAaccattagagatgtccaataatatcaaactgccgatattatcagccgataaatgcttcaaatgtaatatcggagattatcggtatctgtttaaaaaagtaaaatttctgactttttaaaatgccgctttacagagtggtacacggacgtagggagaagtacatagcgccaataaaccttaaaggcactgcctttgcgtgccggcccaatcacataatatctacggcttttcacacacacaagtgaatgcaaagcatacttggtcaacagccatacaggtcacactgagggtggccgtataaacaactttaacactgttacaaatatgcgccacactgtgaacccacaccaaacaagaatgacaaacacatttcgggagaacatccgcaccgtaacacaacataaacacaacagtacaaatacacagaaccccttgcagcactaactcatccgggacgctacaatatacaccccccacacctcaaccccgcccacctcaaccccttcatgctctctaagggagagcatgtcccaaattccaagctgctgttttgaggcatgttaaaaaaaaaataatgcactttgtgacttcaataataaatatggcaatgccatgttggcatttttttttccataacttcagttgatttattttggaaaaccttgttacattgtttaatgcatccagcggggcatcacaacaaaattaggcataataatgtgttaattccacgactgtatatatcggtatgggttgatatcggagtcggtaattaagagttggacaatatcggatattggcaataaagccattatcggacatctcaagtAACCAtagtatcgtattttccgcaccataagccgccctgggttataagccgcgccttcaatgaacggcatatttcaaaactttgtccacctataagccgccccgtgttataagccgcatctaactgcgctaaactactcagtggcctagtggttagagtgtccgccctgagatcggtaggttgtgagttcaaaccccggccgagtcataccaaagactataaaaatgggacccattacctccctgcttggcactcagcatcaagggttggaattgggggttaaatcaccaaaaatgattcccgggcgcggccaccgctgctgcccactgctcccctcacctcccagggggtgatcaagggtgatgggtcaaatgcagagaataatctcgccacgcctagtgtgtgtgtgtgacaatcattggtactttaacttttaactttaactttaactgcgctaaagggaatgtcaaaaaaacagtcagataggtcagtcaaactttaataatatattaaaaaccagcgtgatgtgggcgcgcatggagtcgtatatcaacatggacggagctgcgtgaaaaaagccacccggcctcttcgcgtaaacttcccttaaccactcgctcaccttttcttcatccatccatcccttcgagttagcttttatgatgacgccggctggaaaggtctcttttggcaaggtcttccttttgaatatcaccatgggtggaagtttctggccattagcatggcaagctagaaccacagtgaaggatgacttctcattccctgtggtgcgaatattcaccgtacgtgctcccgttgtatccacagtgcggttcacaggaatatcaaaagtcagtggaacctcgtccatgttgataatgttctctggccggatctttttttcagctatcttgtttttacaatatgcacggaaagtaccggtggccagcttttcttgaaagtctttaggcagttgctgtgaaatagtagtccgtgtgcggatggagagattgcgtcttttcatgaaccggaaacctgtcgcttagtaggagccattttgtggtctttacagatgtaaacacacaaaggaaatgaaacgtaatatccgcgcgcttcttcttcttctacgggggcgggtggttgcttacagtagaagaagaagcgcttcctcttctatgggggcgggtgcttaccttggcggttgcttgcgtagaagaagaagcgcttcctgttctacggggaaaaaagatggcggctgtttaccgtagttgcgagaccgaaactttatgaaaatgaatcttaatattaatccatatataaagcgcaccgggttataagccgcactgtcagcttttgagtaaatttgtggtttttaggtgcggctaatagtgcggaaaatacggtagttaaagtgCCAAAATGCATATGTGCTAAATTGATGCATATAATAAGTGTGCTTAAGGATGAAAATACACATCTCCTTTAGGTATTATTgcacaaatagttttcattaacaggTGTTTACACGCATGGAAAAAAGTTGCACCAAAACGCAAACGTAAGAGTATCTATGtatgaaaatgtattaaattatgaatacataacttttagaataTAAATAGAAATCCATTAAAAGCCTTATTGTATGGCCAAtttgatattatttatattttatatcatatatattgtgcaatactacttcctaataatatatacatatatatacacacacacacacagtatcatTATCTCTCTCTTTCCTTTAGATATCCCTTTGTCCTCTCCAAGTGCTCTATGTACTCTGTTGGTGCGCCACATACGTGGCCTCAGGCGCTGGGTGCCCTTATGTGGATGATCGATACCGTGAAGGTGAACGACAAACAACGTTTAAACTGAAATGAGAGGTATATCTTTAAACACAATAATCTTCTGAACGTCGCCTGTCTGTGGCGTCAGATCAACTGGAGCCTAAGCAAACAGGACCTGCTCTTCAGTGACTTCTGTGAGGACAGCGATAACGTTGAGGAGTGTGCCGAATACAACAAGGTACCAACGCAACCAATACAAGGGCCGTTTCAAAACCCCAGActttcatctaaaatgttctCGCCTCTTCTGCTGTGTCCGCAGCTCTTCCTGGATTACACAGCCGATACGTACTCTAAATTCCTGCAGGGTGCCGACACTTTTGAGGACGATGACGAAACTTTCCTCACTAAATTGAGTACGCGCCGTTTCTGTGTTGAAGTAAATATGTGCAGGTTGAATATATTTCTGTTTCGTCACAGAGAAGCTGTACAATGTTGATGAAGACCTTCTGACCTCCACTGAGGAGAAGAACAGGATACTGACTGAAGAGGTTGAACGTCTGGAGAAGGAAAGCCAAAAGGTCAGAGGAGTCTCTCACAAAATCTGGCACTGCATGTATGTCACGTGTTGTGTAATGACCCTCTGGCCCCATAGGACCGTCTAACGACCAAAAGGATGGAGAAGATGAAGCTGCAGTTGGACCTCAAGAAGCTTCAGGAGTATCGCAGCAATCTGGAGTCCTTCCAAAATAACCTGCAGGCCAAAGCCTCTGAGTTGACTGATGAGTTGGACAACGCTGGTAAGACAGCTACTGCAGTAAATGTCAAGATGTATCATACAGGGcagggtcttaaaaagtcttaaatccaacaAATTCAATTTAAGgcctgaaaattaaaaaaaattgcctaaaacttacaaaaggtcttaaatacgattttgaaaggtcttaatCTATTAACATTACCTTTATCTAAAACATACACAAACTTCAGTCttgcttttaaatgtttacattttagaGGACGTTATAACATAGCTACAAAACggcactatcaatcaatcaatcaatgtttatttatatagccctaaatcacaagtgtctcaaagggctgcacaagccacaacgacatccacaattcagcgcccacataagggcaaggaaaaactcacaacccactgggacgtcgatgagaatgacaatgataaaccttggagaggaccgcagatgtgggtaatcccccggatgcaatggatgtcgagtgggtctgacataatattgtgaaagtccagtccatagtggatctaacataatagtgagagtccagtccatagtggggccagcaggagaccatcccgagcggagacgggtcagcagcgcggagatgtccccaaccgatgcacaggcgagcagtccaccccgggtcccgactctggacagccagcacttcatccatggccaccggacctgtccccccccccctccacaaggcaaaagaaatggcagatcaactggtctaaaaagggggtctatttaaaggctagagtatacaaatgagttttaagatgggacttaaaacaGGTAGCCTACTAAAGTAGAATTTATCAATAACCACTAGCAAGTGTGTTGTTTTAGCTCAGCAAAGCAGCGGAGAAaacctaaaggggaactgcactttttttggaatcgttcacaattattatgagagacaaggacacacgtttctttcttttttttgctgagtatattacccgagggggcgtgactacaggatagagttgccaaatgggaaacgttttTGCATGCATGGTATAGAATTTTACACTACACaatttaaattataataatgttagtaaattatcagctgaaaaaaaaaaaaaaaaatcctctggtacattacatgggacatgtgaGTGTCCGAaggacagccaaaagaggttggtagatgagaataattctaatgttaaaatataatgtcaAAATGCACTCAATTGCAGGTAATGTAGTTTTGattttcaaaatattatttttgaggCTGGCGTGGCAGAACTTCATGTTggtagaaatgttcctctttttttcgtCAGTTTTCCTCTCTTTTTTCCTCAAAGTGTGCTCACACCCCTGCATTTGATTCTCCTATTGAATGAACATGCTCAGGTGCTGAAAACAATGCACAGAGTGAAACCTCTTACCCTGTttgaaatttaaaggggaacattatcaccagacctatgtaagcgtcaatatataccttgatgttgcagaaaaaagaccatatattttttaaccgatttccgaactctaaatgggtgaattttggcgaaataaacgcctttctattattcgctctcggagcgatgacgtcacgttgtgacgtcacatagggaagcaatccgccattttctcacttttgtcggtgtgttgtcggagggtgtaacaacacgaacagggacggattcaagttgcaccagtggcccaaagatgcgaaagtggcaagaaattggacgaaatttgttcaaaatacaaggatgtggggaaagccgacgaaatggtcagtcgtttgttccgcacactttaccgacgaaagctatgctacgacagagatggcaagaatgtttggatatcctgcgacactcaaagcagatgcatttccaacgataaagtcaaagaaatcttccgccagacccccattgaatctgccggagtgtgtgagctattcagggacaacggacctcggtagcacggcaagcaatggcggcagtttgttcccgcagacgagcgagctaaaccccctggatgtcttggctcacaccgtcccttatgccaccgaagatgatcaagagaagaatatcgaccctagcttccctggcctgctgacatcaactccaaaactggacagatcagctttcaggaaaagagagcggacgagggtatgtctacagaatatattaattgatgaaaactttattcattactcgcggttttacgtcaattattatacataaactgtgtttaccaataatttagcttaaaaacttcttttttttttcaatcatttgagtacattcgggtagtcttgtgtaatgcagtattttgtgtctatttaggtatggttaacctgagtgctgaaatcgtggaaaaatatatgttcttagcgcgcctgaaatgggctgtctgcactctcaaagtgcatgttgttgccaaatgtatttcatatgctgtaaacctagttcatagttgttagtaattatcttatcagacagtgttaagccgctgaaatccgagtctgaatccgagctaatgtcgctataccttgctgtttgtttgtattggcatcactgtgtgacgtcacaggaaaatggacgggtgtatataacgatggttaaaatcaggcactttgaagcttttttttagggatattgcgtgatgggtaaaattttgaaaaaaactttgaaaaataaaataagccactgggaactgatttttaatggttttaacccttctgaaattgtgataatgttgccCTTTAAGAGACGAAGAAAACAAACATGGCAATTTATCAATAGCGATAATATTATTGAGTTCATTTTCATAATAATCAATGAGTTAATTGACttattatcggcccaggcctaaccACTGGTTAATAGCAACAAACTGGATTTTTGGAGATTTTTGcctgttgttcacaatcattatgtaagacaagaattcagatttatggttttttttaatgcatactaACTCGTGAATAAACTACACTAATATTccgcccctgcgatgaggtggcgacttgtccagggtgtactccgccttccgcccgattgtagctgagataggctccagcgcccccccgcgaccccaaagggaataagcggtagaaaatggatggatggatggaatattccgcccataaagctctctaaaaagccataaaaaatagtcaacaatgcTACatgtacattttgtgacttgaatattaactagctattagtgatattgttattataagcgctaacgcggaCAAACTATTTATTGCGGGGCCATGATCACAGAGCGCCAACCAGCTGGTGAGGCTAAGTTGGCATCATCGGCTGCTTTCGTGCTCGagaaagtttattgtagatcataaaaaaATGCCTCTCACCGATCGATGTGAAATGGGTCTTAAATTGTATTCTTTATGGtcttaaaaagtattaaaaagtcttaaatttgacctgttgaaacctgcagagaccctgatcATATTGTAGTGCTGTGCGATATGGCAAAAAAGTTATCACAATTAAGTTTTTAATATAATCTGATCTTGATTAATATCCAGATGActttatatagttttttttacctgCCATTGTCAAAGCATATGTATTGACAACTAAATAAACTAGAGATtagatttttaaaatatattaacagacttactgtcaagttttgagtggtaaaaataggattttaagtgcaccttatagtccggaaaatacggtacactagtATGCAGTGCCGCTTTTTCTTATCGTCTCCCGTTGGGTTTTCCGCAGCCAGCTCTCTCGAGTCCCTCAAACACCAGCAAGTGGACCTGCAGAACATCCTGCAGAACCAGAAGTTCACGCCGGCTGACGTGGAGAGGATCAACAGAGAGAAGCGGGAGCTCCAGCATACCATCGGCATCCTCAGCAAGTCTCTGGAAAATGCGCAGCAGCACATGTGGAATGAGGAGATCGCGTTGGCCAAAGTAAAAGAGAAGGTATGGTTCACATCCATTTGCGATACACAGCGACCACGGCGCTgggtaaaacatttaaattattaCAAATGTTGCTCCGGTTGGTAAAGACGTGTATGTTGTGGCCTAATCCACTGAGAGGATTGGTTTATCATTTTCCTTGAAATTCTAAATACAACCCCAACTTGTTGTGAACTGGGTCCAGGCTGACTTGAAACTGGCTGAGTACCACAGTCTGGCCCGTAAAGTCAAGCTGATACCAATGTCAGCGGAGAACGCTGGCGGTCGCGACTTTGAGCTCCGGCCGTTTGATAGCGGACCAGGAAACATTCAGTTTATGACACAAACACAGGTAAGTACTTTTTGATGGTTTCATCAGCATTTATTGTCATAACCACAGACATATTTTAATATGTTATATTTTGCAGAATCTCCTTAAAAAACTAGTCCGCGACGTGGAGGAGGAGAACGGTCGACTGCCCAACATGAAACTCAGCCTGGAGGAGGCTTGTGAGCAGGTGATCAAACGCTATCACACAGCCAACCTCTCACTCTTGCGTAATATTAAATACTTGCTGACTGAGTCTGCAAGGACCATTTCCAAAGCCAGCCctcatttatttctcatcatGGTCCCTTTTAGGTGAACTTGGACATCCTGGACAAGAACAACGACCTGAAACAGCTGAAAGAGCAGATCCGCAAGGTGGATGAACGCTGGGATTCTGGCCAGGAGGTACCGTCCCAACACTTGAATATACCCTACatcagatctgggcaaattaagcccgttaagcttttcaatttggcccgccgggcattcccaaatcatttttttagatctttaagatcgaaactgtagctgccattatgatgtgcagtgatgtttacaAATGActctaagtcttgaactatacaaagtattttactggttggaatctgcgcttttgcatgatatactagttactatggtcatccacgtcacagcagctcaagaccaagcagtgtgggtggggagcgtttccacagagtgtttccacagaggccagcctgaaatgcgtgtgtcagggacagacgcggaaggagatttttacaacaaagttctaaatctTCGCGATGTATCAAATgtatcagatagtaggtggggttgttttcttttaccctttgcattcattatctgctgtgtttgttgcgtttcgcttgattgtaaatatGTTGATCGACAGGGGGCGTgacgttcatacgttgtcaatattcagtgttttatcgttcatagttaatatatttaaatcccacattctatattttcatgtacattctggatgcctcattcagtaaaaaaataaaattccatttcgttttttaaagctgtctgtcataacgtttttagctttcaatcacacattattgtgagttttcatATTAGTGTATTAGTATATGtaaatatagatagatagatagatagatagatatactggcccccagacacatttctttctctaaatttggccccctgagtcaaaataattgcccaggtctgccctacATCAATCATGGCGTAACACCTATGACAATTTCACCTTCTTCGTTAAGTTACATTTCacaaaatgtacattaatattAAATTCCGTACTGATATTGCagctttgagtattggccgataccaatatcaatccATTACAATTTCggcacaaatcatacatacttttattacttattttgtagtccgtgtctctgctggtcaaattttaatacttttttaagACCGTAATACATACAGTTTAAGACTCATTTCATATCCATTCACAGGGTAAAATCAAGCAAAGTTTATTtattatagcccttaatcacaagtgtctcaaagggctgcacaagccacaacaacatcttcAGCTCAGATCCCAGGTTCATATTTTGGGTGTAATAGATGatgaaatgaactggaaatctcattaaaaaatatgcaacataaggtggcaagaaacacaTGAAggcaaatatgttctggaccaaaaataatTCCATATGCTTCACTGCTTCCATATTCGGCTGCAATtcacgattatcttaacgattagtcaacaAATCAGACAATAATTTTAAagaaaggcaaagtgctaaaaaccTATTTTAAtgaatttagtttagtttattatttcttcggtcagtgatcaacaaaataaacaaacagttttacataaacagcTGTACATTAATAAAATGAACtagttgcagaccgaaagggtttaggctgaagttgaacacttattgcacctaaccctataaacaatgtcaaatacaagatgagcttccaaaaattcagaaatttcctttgcacaacatattataaatacaccttgtacacaacataaacactgttcaattatatacacagtaaagacatgtcaAATATCCTTGTACcatatttttggagtataagtcgctccagagtttaagtcgcaccggccgaaaatgcataataaagaaggaaaaaaacatatatacggtaagtcacactggagtataagttgcattttttgggggaaatttatttgataaaacccaacaccaagaatagacatttgaaaggcaatttagaatagtgaacaacaggctgaataagtgtacgttatatgaggtatAAATAAcccactgagaacgtgcctggtatgttaacgtaacatattatggtaagagtcattcaaataactaacatatagaacatgctatacgtttaccaaacaatctgtcactcctaatcgctaaatcccatgaaatcttatacgtctagtctcttacgggaatgagctaaataatgttatttgatattttacgctaatgtgctaataatttcacacataagtcgctcctgagtataattcgcacccaaactatgaaaaaaaactgcgacttatagtcccaaaaatacgatacacatgttaaacctttgtaccaattatatactatatacaaacaattatacttccattattatttataccccacatttagtttttaattaacattgatcatagtattaactacggtgttgattcaagagtgatatattttttcaagacattggtctaaaagtgttttttaaatgtgtgaatggaacaggaacattttaaaggggaacattatcacaatttcagaatggttaaaaccattaaaaatcagttcccagtggcttattatatttttcgaagtttttttcaaaattttacccatcacgcaatatccctaaaaaaagcttcaaagtgcctgattttaaccatcgttatatacacccgtccattttcctgtgacgtcagacagtgatgccaacacaaacaaacatggcggatagaacagcaagctatagcgacattagctcggattcagactcggatttcagcggcttaagcgattcaacagattacgcatgtattgaaacggatggttgtagtgtggaggcaggtagcgaaaacgaaattgaagaagaaactaaagctattgagccatatcggtttgaaccgtatgcaagcgaaaccgacacgacagccagcgacacgggagaaagcgaggacgaattcggcgatcgccttctaacaaacgattggtatgtgtttgtttggcattaaaggaaactaacaactatgaactaggtttacagcatatgaaatacatttggcaacaacatgcattttgagagtgcagacagcccaattttcatcaattaatatattctgtagacataccctcatccgcgctcttttcctgaaagctgatctgtccagttttggagtttatgtcagcaggccagggaagctagggtcgatattcttctcttgattaccttcggtggcataagggacggtgtgagccaagacatccagggggtttagctcgctcgtctgcgggaacaaactgccgccattgcttgccgtgctaccaaggtcctttgtccctgaattgctcacacactccg
The sequence above is drawn from the Nerophis lumbriciformis linkage group LG33, RoL_Nlum_v2.1, whole genome shotgun sequence genome and encodes:
- the ndc80 gene encoding kinetochore protein NDC80 homolog, translated to MERGRLSRVTGSRPSDFPMRVQDNNRKSTAYTTPRSKQPSFGMLNIPKPQSGTSERRTSFFGPRMSGAGMPRTSSMSGFGGTEKVKDARPLHDKSYVQQCIRQLHEFLTEQGYPGLLSPKTLQSPSTKEFVKIFEFIYCQLDPTFEMPNSKVEEEVPALLKALRYPFVLSKCSMYSVGAPHTWPQALGALMWMIDTVKINWSLSKQDLLFSDFCEDSDNVEECAEYNKLFLDYTADTYSKFLQGADTFEDDDETFLTKLKKLYNVDEDLLTSTEEKNRILTEEVERLEKESQKDRLTTKRMEKMKLQLDLKKLQEYRSNLESFQNNLQAKASELTDELDNAASSLESLKHQQVDLQNILQNQKFTPADVERINREKRELQHTIGILSKSLENAQQHMWNEEIALAKVKEKADLKLAEYHSLARKVKLIPMSAENAGGRDFELRPFDSGPGNIQFMTQTQNLLKKLVRDVEEENGRLPNMKLSLEEACEQVNLDILDKNNDLKQLKEQIRKVDERWDSGQEDLVREEQDWAAEMEVAENHRELLEKKVNYGYDEAVQQLKATQQQYHIVLQETNEEKRSVANNLTAVFTIAAKELSVTESSLENLHVRVQRLCSKAVEDDEAAVHNLKEMRMSKKEIRR